One part of the Amyelois transitella isolate CPQ chromosome 10, ilAmyTran1.1, whole genome shotgun sequence genome encodes these proteins:
- the LOC106133090 gene encoding small ribosomal subunit protein uS3m: MNTSLIKLAQKSLCSQWSPILASQLHTSAPLCRVVSGKYRITKKRDRPLTYEMANPPHYIAHRKSWNSWNTSNLKDGLRRSETTVEDEFIRRFMTGTWHGLVCSEVIIKRQFNHIRVAAIIRRAVSPTKMYFLLGYTEEMLANWLQCPVTLELQTVDSFKDVVFKYI; the protein is encoded by the exons ATGAACACTTCTCTTATCAAATTAGCCCAG AAGTCCCTGTGCTCACAATGGTCGCCTATATTAGCATCGCAGCTCCACACGTCAGCTCCATTATGTCGAGTCGTTTCTGGAAAATATAGAATCACCAAGAAGCGGGACAGACCACTGACATATGAAATGGCAAACCCACCACACTATATCGCTCATAGGAAGTCGTGGAACTCTTGGAATACAT CTAACTTGAAAGACGGCCTTCGCAGGTCTGAAACAACTGTAGAAGATGAATTTATCAGACGGTTTATGACTGGAACCTGGCATGGCTTAGTTTGTAGTGAG GTCATCATAAAGCGACAATTCAACCACATCAGAGTGGCAGCTATCATAAGGAGAGCCGTGTCTCCAACAAAGATGTATTTCCTGTTAGGCTACACTGAGGAAATGTTAGCAAACTGGTTGCAATGCCCCGTCACCTTGGAGTTGCAGACAGTTGACAGCTTCAAAGATGTGGtgttcaaatatatttag
- the LOC106133069 gene encoding uncharacterized protein LOC106133069 encodes FVTNIIGEDDNIKKKMADAIIRKLYNLTTNNIFANGTVEERNNAWNIFEDRLKAVSQKRYGPDTGKYIDLIMHGIKAMSSNVSPRLVGEPHVMRKNVNTDKNNGFKLHEGYSDNTVDEIVNAANFENKKESVRSVALKLKNIVDSYNDKTDDQTIHVSNTENKQAVVKKITNKLKTLAEGLYDKNFDQKHIIESIKQKVMNMILKKHPASKGQRNVKELGRRLSNVIEMVVHTVISNFSKVQDNGLRYDKSEAESYLNKVNEEKAKDRDLSVMVMRDGNSFITDIPFYDDFKGVTSTVNCDALTDKVCTALKFTNKLLCPLDGKKISIERLCDGVNDCVDRHDERNCIRQAIDKIKDARRLISHVEESVIKNCANTHVDNTLLSKQSDILGAVLQSELNFLKRHAGNNSDDNFGAPEVVKKTVNEVAMVLSSLSTGLEGSLCPRYYGQDEEDVAVDQKNVLSLTGGDKNDPFEDLNPQSTPARSTLANKCVCDKGFCSDINCSQMCHLVCWQKHSLGHWGCVSVDGSTTVSLNVLCDGKTDCYDHSDEEDCSVGDLSRFQAITIYDDVLTDLALKAQAADMKFIRNNLLSLRASVSYLQKVTTQARPQLEHVKTVRDLCFSTLISTYNKVLSKGNIQSLDDIHHYLLTLNQKLISALKRSHTGNDKIVTLEGCYCSKNRCTLAKCSKQCERACAVESRLIKYSCDGTSKSAVFVPSNALCNGKENCPRGEDEVDCKKESCRAHHLVVLRHDLNRVGDKERGTALGAVLDAWKTKMETTLRVAEGSGRPTLSMVREVIDSLTRDLVATYSAIQSNKNENVVFKTFFDLSQRVLRVLKTCQ; translated from the exons TTTGTCACAAATATTATAGGTGAGGATGATaacattaagaaaaaaatggcAGATGCGATAATACGAAAGTTGTATAATTTAACAACTAATAACATATTCGCCAATGGCACAGtagaagaaagaaataatgcATGGAACATTTTTGAGGATAGGCTGAAAGCAGTGTCACAAAAAAGATATGGCCCTGATACAGGCaaatatattgatttgatTATGCACGGCATAAAGGCAATGTCATCAAACGTTTCGCCACGTTTGGTAGGTGAGCCGCATGTAATGcgaaaaaatgttaatactGATAAAAACAATGGTTTTAAGCTACATGAAGGCTATAGCGATAATACTGTTGATGAAATTGTTAATGCTgctaactttgaaaataaaaaggaatctgTTAGAAGCGTAGCGTTAAAGCTAAAGAACATAGTGGACAGTTATAACGATAAAACTGACGATCAAACTATTCATGTTTCTAatactgaaaataaacaagctgttgttaaaaaaataacgaataaGCTAAAGACCTTAGCGGAAGGTTTATACGATAAAAATTTTGACCAAAAACATATAATCGAatctataaaacaaaaagtaatgAATATGATATTAAAGAAACATCCTGCTAGTAAAGGTCAAAGAAATGTAAAAGAATTGGGTCGCCGTCTATCTAATGTTATAGAAATGGTAGTTCATACCGTCATATCGAATTTCAGTAAAGTACAGGATAACGGGCTAAGATATGATAAATCGGAGGCAGAATCTTATTTGAATAAAGTAAATGAGGAAAAAGCAAAAGATCGAGATTTGTCCGTAATGGTAATGCGCGAtggaaatagttttattacagATATCCCTTTTTATGACGATTTCAAAGGAGTTACAAGTACAGTCAACTGCGATGCACTGACGGATAAAGTTTGCACAGCTTTGAAATTCACGAATAAATTGCTTTGTCCATTGgatggtaaaaaaatatctatagaaCGGCTTTGTGATGGGGTAAACGATTGTGTTGATCGACATGATGAACGAAATTGCATTCGACAAG CTATCGACAAAATAAAAGATGCAAGGAGATTAATATCACACGTGGAAGAATCTGTTATTAAGAACTGTGCGAACACGCATGTCGACAACACATTACTAAGCAAGCAGAGTGATATCTTGGGCGCAGTATTGCAATCAgaacttaattttttgaaaagacATGCGGGAAACAATAGTGATGATAATTTTGGAGCTCCTGAAGTGGTTAAAAAGACTGTCAATGAAGTTGCGATGGTTTTGAGTTCGCTCTCTACTGGTTTAGAAGGGTCCTTATGTCCTCGTTACTATGGTCAGGATGAAGAAGATGTCGCCGTTGAtcagaaaaatgttttatctcTAACTGGTGGTGATAAAAATGATCCATTCGAAGATCTTAACCCACAGAGCACGCCGGCACGATCGACTTTGGCAAATAAGTGTGTATGCGATAAAGGTTTTTGTTCTGACATTAACTGTAGCCAAATGTGTCACCTTGTATGTTGGCAAAAACATAGTCTTGGTCATTGGGGGTGCGTATCGGTAGACGGAAGCACAACTGTATCGCTGAATGTGTTGTGTGATGGTAAAACTGATTGCTATGATCACAGTGACGAAGAAGATTGCTCCGtag GTGATTTATCAAGATTTCAAGCTATCACCATTTACGACGATGTCCTCACAGACTTGGCGTTGAAAGCTCAAGCTGCTGACATGAAATTTATCCGTAACAACCTACTATCATTGCGCGCCAGCGtttcttatttacaaaaagtcACCACTCAGGCCAGACCGCAACTGGAACATGTAAAAACTGTCCGAGATTTGTGTTTTTCGACGCTAATTTCTACATACAACAAGGTTTTAAGCAAAGGCAATATTCAGAGTTTGGATGATATACATCATTATTTGTTAACATTAAATCAGAAATTGATTTCGGCGTTGAAGCGCTCTCATACTGGCAATGACAAGATTGTAACTTTGGAAGGGTGTTATTGCAGTAAGAACCGTTGCACTTTGGCGAAGTGTTCCAAGCAGTGCGAACGAGCATGTGCTGTAGAATCGCGGTTAATCAAATACAGTTGTGACGGAACTTCCAAGAGCGCCGTCTTCGTGCCTTCTAACGCACTCTGCAATGGAAAGGAGAATTGTCCAAGAGGCGAAGATGAAGTAGACTGCAAGAAAG AATCTTGTCGAGCCCACCATCTGGTTGTTTTACGACATGACCTTAACAGAGTTGGTGATAAGGAAAGAGGAACAGCTTTGGGAGCAGTTTTGGATGCTTGGAAAACGAAG ATGGAAACCACATTGCGTGTAGCGGAAGGCAGTGGTCGTCCGACATTGTCGATGGTTAGAGAAGTCATAGACTCCTTGACCCGAGACTTGGTAGCTACTTATTCTGCAAtacaaagcaataaaaatgaGAACGTGGTTTTCAAGACGTTCTTCGATCTGTCGCAGCGTGTGTTAAGAGTATTAAAGACTTGTCAGTAA